Genomic window (Coraliomargarita sinensis):
CGATTCTCCAAAAACAACGCCGTCACCGAAGGCTTCCACAGAAAAATGAAACTTATACAAAGACGCGCATACGGCTTCAAAAACTTTGATAACTACCGACTCAGAGTCATCGCCCAGTGCGGTTAAATATGAACCAAGAAAATAGAAAGGAAATGCTCCGGTCCCCAAACTTTGGTGTAGACCCCGAATTTCATAAGTCATTGATAATCAACACCAAAATGGCGGAGAGGGAGGGATTCGAACCCTCGGTACCGTTTCCAGTACACGTCCTTTCCAGGGACGCACAATCGGCCACTCTGTCACCTCTCCTTGGGAAGGTGTGGAGCAAAATACGCTAAAATCTGAGGTCAACAGAAAATACCAGCGAATTAGCGGATACTCGCCTCGGCAGAGGACTGAGCCACCGGCAGGCCGCGAATCATTCGCCAGAGGCGGTTGAATGCTCCGCCCGAAACCTCCCGGAAGTACTTTAGTTGCGTGTGCGTATTGGCATTCGACGGATCGATGGTGACGCCCCACAGGGGAACGATTGAGTCGGGATACATGGCGTAGCGCAAATCGCCCGCGACGAGAGGTGAGTTTTCATGCAGGAACAGATAGCCCTGCGAAAAGAACCGAAAACGTTCGATGTCACGCCAGAGTACGGAATCCGGATCCATCAGTGCATAAGCGTCCAGTTCGTCAAAGGCCCGTACAGTCGCTCCGGGATAGTGGCGATCCTCAAGTCCCGGAAAGGTCCGGACGCCATCCACGTGGTAGTTATCTCCGTTACGGTAAACCAGGCGCCAAAGCAGGATGTTACCAAGTGACGGACGTGCCGTGAGTTCTGTCGGCGTGTGCCCGCGTTGATTCGCTAAAGAGCGCGCATAATCCTCGGCCTGTTCGCGTTGATAGACTCCCACAGTTAAATAAAGACACAAAAAGAGCAGCGCCCCGCGAGCGAAGCGATGGCTTCGCCGACACCAGGCGAATATCAGGCAGACCACCAGGGGCAGTGTGAAAATCGGATCGATGATCGAGATGATATCCCACGACTCTCTGTGGTTGAAAAATGGCCAATAAAGGAGTGTCCCGTAGCTGGTGCAGGCATCAATCAAGCCGTGCGTCAGTGTCGCGACCACTCCAAAAACCACTAGTTGCCGCAGAGGCATTTTTCTGGCGAAGATGATCTTGTAGAGCATCGCCACCAGACCGCCGATAACAGGAGCGAGCAAGAGCGCATGAGTAAAGTGCCGGTGATACTCCAGCGATAGCAGCGGATCCTCCTCGGAACGGATAAGGACGTCCAGATCCGGCGCGCCACCAGCAAGCGCCCCGAGCACAAGTGCATGCCTGATATCGGCAGGCTTTCGAGCGACCGCCACGGCAGCGGCAGCCCCGACACTCATTTGAGTTAAAGGATCCATAAGCTGAACTTGAGATGAATTCCCCAAGAAGCAACTATTGTAAATTTTTCTTCAAAATTCTGGATTAGGTGCATATGGTTAGGCATGTCTACTAAATCTAAACTATACCTGTTATGCGCCCTACCCCTTCTGGCAGTTTCAGCACATGCCGGAGAATTCGAATGGTCGGACCTTGCACTCCGTGTAGGCTTCGATGCCGAGAACCGGGTTGATGTGAAAAGTTACGAACTGATCTCCACCCTCGATAGCCCCTGGAGCTGGACGATCAGTGATCGCTTTGAAGTCGACCTGGGCCTTGAGTTCGGCCTGGGCGCACTCGACGGCGAGGGAGAGACCGCTTTTCTCGGACACCTGGGCCCTGCTTTGGAAATTGAGTTTGGCGACTTCCCGCTTGAGTTGATTGTTTCAAGCGGACCGGCCCTGCTTTCCGAACATGAATTTGATAATCTGGACCTTGGGGGAAGCTTTCAATTCATGAGTGCCGTGGGTTTTGACTTCGAGGTTACCGATGAGTGGACTCTGGGCTATCGTTACCTGCACATCTCAAACGCCGGCCTGCACGATGAGAATCCCGGCATGAACTTGCACGCACTGAGCCTCGCCTACGAGTTTTAGGTACATTTTCACTTCTCAACCAGTCGATTTCGGATTGTATCGCGGTAGATGATTCTTCTCTACCGGATAATTTTTTTGCCAGCGCTTGTTCTGGCCTTGCCCTACTATCTTTTTCGCATGTGGCGGCGGGGAGGCTACGGCAAAGACTTTCAGCATCGTTTGGGGCGTTTCCGTCGACTGGATACACCGCGTGAGAATGTTAAGCGGGTTTGGCTGCAAGCTGTCAGTGTCGGCGAGGTTCTGGCGGTGGGCCCATTAATCGATGCACTTCAGGCGCATGGAAAAGTCGAAATTGTTTTAACGACGACCACCAGCACCGGTTACACCGAAGCGCTCAAACGCTACGCCGACCGCGTCCAGAGCATAGGTATTTTCCCTTTGGATTTCTGGCTCTGCTCGCGTCTCGCATGGAAAAGAATTCAACCTGATGCCATCATACTGACTGAAGGCGAACTCTGGCCGGAGCACCTTCACCAGGCAAAACTCCGTGAAGTCCCGTGCTATCTGGTCAATGCCCGCATGTCGGATAGGAGTTTTAAACGGTATGCCAAATTTTCTTCTTTCGCCTGCCGTTTACTCGACAAATTCCGCATGATCTACGCGGCCAGCGATCATGATGCACATCGCCTTGAAAGGCTCGGCGCGGATCCCGAGCGCATCCATATGACCGGCAGCATCAAGCTCGACGTGCCCCTTCCTACGGAGCTTGAAGAGGCCACGCGTGAAGAACTCATCAATGAATTGGGATTTCAGGCGGACGATAGCGCTTCTTCCCTAGTTCTTCTCGGATCCTCCACCTGGCCCGGCGAAGAAACCGCACTCATCGAATCCCTTCACGCGGTCCGAGCAAAAGGCACGGACCTGCGACTACTCCTGGTACCCCGCCACGCGGAGCGAGGCCCCTCTCTCAAGCGACTGCTTCAAGAGTGTAACCTTCCCTGGCACCAACGCTCAAGCGGCACAAAGCCGGAAGAGCAGATTATCGTCTATCTGGCCGACACCACCGGTGAGCTGAGCCGTCTCACCCAGGTTGCCGACTTCGCCTTTGTCGGTAAGAGTCTGCCACCGAATGAAGGCGGCCAGACTCCCATCGAAGCCGCCGGACTCGGTGTCCCCGTACTTATGGGGCCGAATATGAATAACTTTAAAGCGGTCGCGTCATCACTCGTCCAAATCGGGGCTGCCGAAACTGTCGCAGATACAGCGACGCTCACAGAAGGGGTAAAAGCTCTGGCCAACGATGCGAAAAAAAGAGAACGAATGAGTGCAATTGGCCGCGAGTGGCATCGAAAAAACCGCGGAAGTTGTCAGCGCATTGCAGAGTCTATCCTTGAATCACTTGCCTGAGCAGGCATCTGGCCGGAATCCGAGTGCAGGTCGAAACTGTGGGTGCGGATTCCCTCGCGCTTGAAGGCACCGATCAGTTTTTCCGCAACCTCAACGCGGATAAGCCATGCGTTGAGAGGACTGTCCACCCACATCGCCAGCCAGCATTCTATCGTTTGCATCTGCATGTTCATAATCCAAAGCTGCGGATCCTCATCACCAGCCAAATGTTCACTTTCTTTGGCAGCTGAGATAGCCACCTCGCGCAGTTGTGCTATGTCGGTATCGTAATCGACATGGAATTTTAAACGCGCCCAGATGTAACCGTCCTTTGAAGAATAATGGAGCACCTCCTTGGTCAGCATTTGACTGTTCGGGATGAGATAACGCCGCCAGTCCCAAAGCTTCACCTTGGTATGTGTCGGGGTAATATCTTCAATCGTCCCGTACTCACCATCAAGCATCACGGTGTGCCCCCGCCGGAATTGCTTGGAAAAAGTAACCACGTAGCCCGCAATTAAATTTTCCAGTAACGGTCTGGCTGCGATACCAATCAGGACGGCACCACCCGCACCCAACACGGAGATGACACCTGCGGAAAACTTTCCCAAAAAGGGGAAGAAGGCGAACCCCATCCAAACGACAAAAAACACTGAAAAGAAAGTGCGGCGGATAATCGAAAACTGGTTGTCCACCGACTCCAAAGCGCTGGAGCGCTGCTTCTCGATCGGTGCGCCCTCAGGCGCTGCGGGACCGGCCGTAATATCGGTAAAGCTGAAGTATTTTAAACGGGCGATGCTCCGGGCCTGCGTCTGGTCGATGACGAAGACAATGACCCGATAGAGCACCAAACCGACGACTAGAACACTCGCGATGTAAATTAGCTCATATGGGCTCGGCATGGTATGAAATCCTCCTACTCAGAGATTCTTTTCAATCCTGAAATTAATTTAATTCAAACTCCGATCTGACGCAGCACTTCATAAGTAGCGATGCCGGCAGCTGTGGAAAGGTTGAGCGAACGCATCGCCGGATTTTTCTGCGGGATTGTGATACGCGTCTCCGTGAGTTCTTGGTGTAACCAATCCGGAGCACCGTGCCCTTCGTTGCCGAAAACCAGCCCGTCCCCATCACGGTATTCGGCATCCCAGTAGGTTCGCTCCGCTTTGGTGGTGAACAGCCAAAGACGCCCTTGAGGTGAGTCACTGCTTGATTTAAAGGCGCTCCAGTCGTCGTGGTGATGCACATCCAGCGACTTCCAGTAATCCATACCGCTGCGCCTGAGATGCTTGTCCGTAATCGTGAACCCAAGAGGATGGATCAGATGCAGTCGGCATCCGTTAATGGCACAAAGTCGGCCGATATTACCGGTATTTTGCGGAATCTCCGGGTTGAATAGAACAATATGCAGCATGCGGATAATGAGGTATGAAAGTGAGAAGGTATGAAGGTGGCGAGGTCGGGTTCTGGAAAGTCCGACAGACAAGCCTCTGGCTTCTGGCTTCTGGCTTCTGGCTTCTGGCTTCTGGCTTGAACCTAAAAGAAGCTGCTCCAGTTCACAACGATCACCGACAACCAGCAAATGAAGCAATTCAAAAGGCTGAGAAGAACGGCTGCGCTACCCATATCCTTGGCACGCTTGGCCAACGGGCGATTTTGCATGGAAATATCATCCACCACGGACTCGATCGCGGAATTCAACAGTTCGACGATCAAGACGAGAATGATGCTGGCGACGAGGAACAGATGCTCCACCAGACTGACACGCATCAAAAAAGACAAGGGCACAAGCACCGCTGCCAGCACCGCTTCCTGGCGAAAAGCGGCTTCATGCTTCAAGGTCGAGGCCAGCCCGTCAAACGAGTAAAACAATGCCTTCACGACACGTTTAACACCGGCGTTTTTATGAAATTTTGGATCGATATCGTCTGAGTCCATTGAATGGAAGAGTTGATAAAAGTGTTCACTCTGCACAAGGTCGCCCTAAAGTCGAACTTCAAACTCTCCCCGCCAGCGCGCATGCCCCAGGACAAATACATACTCGCCTTTGACCAGGGAACAACCAGCTCCCGTTCCATCCTGTTCAACCGCTCCGGCGAAATTGTGGCCACGGCACAGCAGGAATTCGAACAAATTTACCCGCAACCCGGTTGGGTCGAGCACGACCCGATGAAGATTTGGTCGAGCCAGAATGCAACGGCTGCCGACGCCCTCTCCAAGGCAAACCTGAGCGCGGATGACATTGCCGCCGTCGGCCTGACAAACCAGAGAGAGACTACGATTGTTTGGGACAAAGAATCCGGCAAGCCGGTTTACAACGCCATCGTCTGGCAGGATCGCCGGACGGCCGACTACTGCCGGGAACTAAAGCAAGACGGCATTGAAAACATGGTATCACAGCGCACGGGCCTGCGCATCGACCCCTACTTTGCCGGTACCAAGTTACGTTGGATTCTGGAGAACGTGGACGGCGTACGCGAGCGAGCCGAAGCGGGTGAGCTACTCTTCGGCACTGTCGATTGCTGGCTCCTCTGGCAACTGACGGGGCGCAACGTTCACGCAACTGACATCACCAATGCCAGCCGCACCCTCCTCTACAATATCGAACAGGACGACTGGGATGAAGAACTGCTGCGGCTTTTCGAGATTCCACGTTGTCTGTTGCCGGAAGTACGTTCAAGTTCCGAGATTTACGGAGAAGTGCACCCTAAGCTTCATCCCGCAGGAGCACCCATTTCCGGTATTGCTGGAGACCAGCATGCCGCCCTCTTCGGTCAGGCCTGCTTCAAGCCGGGCATGGCGAAAAACACCTACGGGACCGGCTGCTTCCTACTCATGCAAATGGGAGACAAGCCGGTCCGGTCGAAAAACAATCTTCTCACAACCGTCGCCTGGCGCATCGGCGATCACACCGAATACGCACTGGAAGGCTCCGTCTTTGTCGGCGGAGCGGTGATTCAATGGCTGCGTGATGAACTGGAACTGGTTCGTGACGTTCATGAGCTCAATCGCCTTGCCGCCAGCGTCGAGGATAGCAACGGGCTTTTTCTGGTGCCCGCGTTTGCCGGGCTCGGTGCCCCGCATTGGGACCCTTACGCCCGCGGCGCCGCCCTGGGGATGACCCGAGGGACCAACCGGGCACATTTCTGCCGGGCCGCGCTTGAATCCATTGCCTTCCAGAGTGCCGACCTGATCACCGCAATGCAAAAGGACAGCGGTCTCAGCCTGAGGGAACTGCGGGTGGATGGCGGCGCAGCCAACAGTGACCCACTCATGCAATTCCAGGCCGACTTACTCCAGGAAAGCGTCCTGCGCCCGGGTTGCACCGAAACCACGGCCATGGGAGCAGCCTACCTAGCCGGGCTTGCCATCGGTTTTTGGGATTCGCCTGAATCTGTGGCGCAGAACTGGCAGAGCGAACGAAGCTTCGAACCTCAACGCAACGGCGACGAAATACAGGCCCTCCGCGCCGGGTGGGATAAGGCGGTCGAGCGTGCCAAAGGCTGGGCTGATTGAGGGGCCCGGGGTGTTTGAAAATAAAAAAGGCCGGGGCAAATGCCCCGGCCTTTGTCGTGAAATTCAGCTTCTTCCCTTATTTGGAAAGCTCAACCGCCGCTTCGACGATACCGCCGAAGTCGTTGGCTTTGAGCGAAGCACCACCGATGAGACCACCGTCGATGTTCTTTTGGGCGAGGAGCTCGGCCGCATTGCCCGGCTTCATGGAACCCCCGTAGAGAATACGCACCTTCTCAGCAGTATCCTCATCGAAGAGACCAGCGAGCAGGCAGCGGATTTCAGCGTGCACTTCTTCGGCCATCTCCGGCGTTGCCGTCTTGCCTGTGCCGATCGCCCAAACGGGCTCGTAAGCAATGACGAGATTTTCGGCTTGCGCGGCAGTGACACCGGAAAGGGCACCTTCGGTTTGCGTCTTGATGACTTCGGAAACTTTGCCGGCTTCACGCTCTTCCAAAGTTTCACCGATGCAAACGATCGGCTTCAGGTTCGCCTCAAGAGCGGCCAAGGTCTTCTTGTTCACGGTTTCGTCGGTTTCGCCGAAATATTGGCGACGCTCGGAGTGCCCGAGGATGACGAAGTTGCAGTAGAGGTGGCGCAACATTTCGGCGGAAATCTCGCCGGTGTAGGCACCGGAGGCTTCGTAGTGCATGTTTTGCGCGCCCAGCTGAACGTTGGATTCGTTGACGACCTTGGACACCGCTTCGAGCGTAGTGAAGGTCGGGCAAACACAGACGGAAACGTCGGTTTGCTGACCAAACATGCTGACGACTTGGGAGGCCAGTTCAGCGCCTTCAGCGGAGTTGAGATTCATCTTCCAGTTGCCGGCGATGAGATATTTACGGGATGTGCTCATTGTGAGATTTTTAATTTATGATTAATGATTGCAGAGTTTACGCCTGGTCGAGGGCGGTGACACCGGGCAGTTCTTTCCCTTCCAGGAATTCAAGGGACGCGCCACCACCGGTGCTCATGAAGGTGACCTTGTCGCTGTAGCCGGACATGTTGATGGCCTTGACCGAGTCGCCACCCCCGATGATGGAGATGCCGTCGGATTCAGCGATGGTTTCCGCGATAGCGAAAGTGCCCTTATTGCAGGCATCGATCTCGAAGATCCCCATAGGTCCGTTCCAGAGAACGGTCTTGGCGGCCGCAACCTCGGCCTTGAAGAGCTCGATGCTCTTGGGGCCGATGTCCACCCCTTCCCATCCGTCGTCGATATTTCCTTCGAAATACTTGGACTCGCCTACGGTGCCCGCACCGAAATCGAGGTCCTTGACTGCAAGGTTATCGGCAGGCAGAAGGAATTTGACGCCCTTCTCCTTGGCTTTTTCCAATGCGAATTTGGCCGTATCGATATGATCGGGTTCGCTGAGCGACTCGCCGACCTTGCGGCCTTCGGCCAAGGCAAAGGTATAGGCCATGGCACCACCGATGATGATCGTATCGGCCTTTTCCAGAAGTGCATCGATCACCTTGATCTTATCGGAAACCTTGGCACCACCGAGAATAACAGTAAAAGGACGCTCGGGATTCGCCGTTTTGTCCCCGAGGTAAGCGAGCTCCTTCTCGATTAGAAAACCACAGACACAGGGCGAAAGATGTTTCGTGACACCTGCCGTCGACGCATGGGCGCGGTGCGCGGTGCCGAACGCGTCGTTGACATATGCCTCGGCGCACTTGGCCAGAGCCGCGGCAAATTCGGAATCATTGTCCGTCTCGCCTTCGTAGAAACGAACATTCTCAAGCAGCGCGATCTCGCCGTCTTTCAACTTGGCGACTTCGGCTTCGACTTCCTCACCGATGCAATCGTTGAGGAAATGAACAGACTGGCCCAGTTTGTCGGACAGATCCTTTGCCACCGGAGCGAGGCTGAACTCGGGCTTCTTCTCACCCTTCGGTCGCCCGAGGTGGCTGCAGAGGATGACCTTGGCCCCCTGCTCGACCAGATGCTTGATCGTAGGCAGCGCGGCAACGATACGGGAATCGTCGGAAACTGCGCCATCCTTGAGCGGCACGTTGAAGTCACAGCGGACCAGCACACGCTGTCCGGCAAGGTTTACGTCTTTGATGGTTTTTGTAGCCATATTTATAAGTGTTCCGGCTGCGCCGGTAGTTGCTTGTTGAGTCGTTGAGTGGTAAAGAGATCGGTTGACCCGCCTTCGCCCGCCGAGCGGGACTACGGCGTGGTTTTTTGTTCTGATCAGCGTTAAATACGCTGGAGAACAAAATAAAGGCCGTCGCGATCAGTGAATCCATGAAGGAATACTGCCGCGACGGCCAGAAAGAATTATTCGGTTATGACCGAAATCCGATTAGAGGAACTTGGAAACCTTCTGAACCAGCTCAACGACACGGTTGGAGTA
Coding sequences:
- a CDS encoding 3-deoxy-D-manno-octulosonic acid transferase → MILLYRIIFLPALVLALPYYLFRMWRRGGYGKDFQHRLGRFRRLDTPRENVKRVWLQAVSVGEVLAVGPLIDALQAHGKVEIVLTTTTSTGYTEALKRYADRVQSIGIFPLDFWLCSRLAWKRIQPDAIILTEGELWPEHLHQAKLREVPCYLVNARMSDRSFKRYAKFSSFACRLLDKFRMIYAASDHDAHRLERLGADPERIHMTGSIKLDVPLPTELEEATREELINELGFQADDSASSLVLLGSSTWPGEETALIESLHAVRAKGTDLRLLLVPRHAERGPSLKRLLQECNLPWHQRSSGTKPEEQIIVYLADTTGELSRLTQVADFAFVGKSLPPNEGGQTPIEAAGLGVPVLMGPNMNNFKAVASSLVQIGAAETVADTATLTEGVKALANDAKKRERMSAIGREWHRKNRGSCQRIAESILESLA
- a CDS encoding metal-dependent hydrolase; the encoded protein is MDPLTQMSVGAAAAVAVARKPADIRHALVLGALAGGAPDLDVLIRSEEDPLLSLEYHRHFTHALLLAPVIGGLVAMLYKIIFARKMPLRQLVVFGVVATLTHGLIDACTSYGTLLYWPFFNHRESWDIISIIDPIFTLPLVVCLIFAWCRRSHRFARGALLFLCLYLTVGVYQREQAEDYARSLANQRGHTPTELTARPSLGNILLWRLVYRNGDNYHVDGVRTFPGLEDRHYPGATVRAFDELDAYALMDPDSVLWRDIERFRFFSQGYLFLHENSPLVAGDLRYAMYPDSIVPLWGVTIDPSNANTHTQLKYFREVSGGAFNRLWRMIRGLPVAQSSAEASIR
- a CDS encoding acyloxyacyl hydrolase, which translates into the protein MSTKSKLYLLCALPLLAVSAHAGEFEWSDLALRVGFDAENRVDVKSYELISTLDSPWSWTISDRFEVDLGLEFGLGALDGEGETAFLGHLGPALEIEFGDFPLELIVSSGPALLSEHEFDNLDLGGSFQFMSAVGFDFEVTDEWTLGYRYLHISNAGLHDENPGMNLHALSLAYEF
- the tpiA gene encoding triose-phosphate isomerase, with the protein product MSTSRKYLIAGNWKMNLNSAEGAELASQVVSMFGQQTDVSVCVCPTFTTLEAVSKVVNESNVQLGAQNMHYEASGAYTGEISAEMLRHLYCNFVILGHSERRQYFGETDETVNKKTLAALEANLKPIVCIGETLEEREAGKVSEVIKTQTEGALSGVTAAQAENLVIAYEPVWAIGTGKTATPEMAEEVHAEIRCLLAGLFDEDTAEKVRILYGGSMKPGNAAELLAQKNIDGGLIGGASLKANDFGGIVEAAVELSK
- a CDS encoding tRNA (cytidine(34)-2'-O)-methyltransferase, whose product is MLHIVLFNPEIPQNTGNIGRLCAINGCRLHLIHPLGFTITDKHLRRSGMDYWKSLDVHHHDDWSAFKSSSDSPQGRLWLFTTKAERTYWDAEYRDGDGLVFGNEGHGAPDWLHQELTETRITIPQKNPAMRSLNLSTAAGIATYEVLRQIGV
- a CDS encoding diacylglycerol kinase, producing the protein MDSDDIDPKFHKNAGVKRVVKALFYSFDGLASTLKHEAAFRQEAVLAAVLVPLSFLMRVSLVEHLFLVASIILVLIVELLNSAIESVVDDISMQNRPLAKRAKDMGSAAVLLSLLNCFICWLSVIVVNWSSFF
- the glpK gene encoding glycerol kinase GlpK — protein: MPQDKYILAFDQGTTSSRSILFNRSGEIVATAQQEFEQIYPQPGWVEHDPMKIWSSQNATAADALSKANLSADDIAAVGLTNQRETTIVWDKESGKPVYNAIVWQDRRTADYCRELKQDGIENMVSQRTGLRIDPYFAGTKLRWILENVDGVRERAEAGELLFGTVDCWLLWQLTGRNVHATDITNASRTLLYNIEQDDWDEELLRLFEIPRCLLPEVRSSSEIYGEVHPKLHPAGAPISGIAGDQHAALFGQACFKPGMAKNTYGTGCFLLMQMGDKPVRSKNNLLTTVAWRIGDHTEYALEGSVFVGGAVIQWLRDELELVRDVHELNRLAASVEDSNGLFLVPAFAGLGAPHWDPYARGAALGMTRGTNRAHFCRAALESIAFQSADLITAMQKDSGLSLRELRVDGGAANSDPLMQFQADLLQESVLRPGCTETTAMGAAYLAGLAIGFWDSPESVAQNWQSERSFEPQRNGDEIQALRAGWDKAVERAKGWAD
- a CDS encoding phosphoglycerate kinase, producing the protein MNMATKTIKDVNLAGQRVLVRCDFNVPLKDGAVSDDSRIVAALPTIKHLVEQGAKVILCSHLGRPKGEKKPEFSLAPVAKDLSDKLGQSVHFLNDCIGEEVEAEVAKLKDGEIALLENVRFYEGETDNDSEFAAALAKCAEAYVNDAFGTAHRAHASTAGVTKHLSPCVCGFLIEKELAYLGDKTANPERPFTVILGGAKVSDKIKVIDALLEKADTIIIGGAMAYTFALAEGRKVGESLSEPDHIDTAKFALEKAKEKGVKFLLPADNLAVKDLDFGAGTVGESKYFEGNIDDGWEGVDIGPKSIELFKAEVAAAKTVLWNGPMGIFEIDACNKGTFAIAETIAESDGISIIGGGDSVKAINMSGYSDKVTFMSTGGGASLEFLEGKELPGVTALDQA
- a CDS encoding transposase, whose translation is RFSKNNAVTEGFHRKMKLIQRRAYGFKNFDNYRLRVIAQCG
- a CDS encoding mechanosensitive ion channel family protein, with amino-acid sequence MPSPYELIYIASVLVVGLVLYRVIVFVIDQTQARSIARLKYFSFTDITAGPAAPEGAPIEKQRSSALESVDNQFSIIRRTFFSVFFVVWMGFAFFPFLGKFSAGVISVLGAGGAVLIGIAARPLLENLIAGYVVTFSKQFRRGHTVMLDGEYGTIEDITPTHTKVKLWDWRRYLIPNSQMLTKEVLHYSSKDGYIWARLKFHVDYDTDIAQLREVAISAAKESEHLAGDEDPQLWIMNMQMQTIECWLAMWVDSPLNAWLIRVEVAEKLIGAFKREGIRTHSFDLHSDSGQMPAQASDSRIDSAMR